One window of the Betta splendens chromosome 21, fBetSpl5.4, whole genome shotgun sequence genome contains the following:
- the frmpd4 gene encoding FERM and PDZ domain-containing protein 4 isoform X9 — protein sequence MRRDPVLGFGFVAGSEKPVVVRSVTPGGPSEGKLIPGDEIIMINDEPVSSAPRERVIDLVRYANTPRSCKESIVLTVVQPYPSPKSAFISAAKKAKLKTNPVKVRFAEEVIINGQVPETVKDNSLLFMPNVLKVYLENGQTKSFKFDSNTSIKDVILTLQEKLSIKSIEHFSLMLEQRSEGSASKLMLLHEQEMLTQVTQRPGSHKMKCFFRITFVPKDPVELLRRDAIAFEYLYVQSCNDVVLERFGSELKYDTALRLAALQMYILTINTKQSQKVSLKYIEKEWGLALFLPPAVLSSMKEKNIKKALTHILKTNQNLVPPGKKLTALQAKVHYLKYLSDLRLYGGRVFKSTLVQGEKHTEVTLLVGPRYGISHVINTKTNLVALLADFSHVNRIEMYTEDENRVRVELHVLDVKPITLLMESVDAMNLACLTAGYYRLLVDSRRSIFNVAKNTESHAARVKQNYQSIECTYSTPHKGCEDRSIQRCSQDYSDQECEYLDHGRCEGQPVYVTEIHQPQHTVHMAERVECCRAPCSQTYLNVPRPRPQESSRSAKVSFIFGDPPLDSVNPQNLGYQRLMDESPEILDNHSSMYRRLEDDYRMMDAIEDGDGYPYATKIFGPAECIEEPLLHDICYAETTDEAEDEDDISCEEDMVMSDIDKPMLLSLSGSSDDIIDLTSLPPPPEGNDEEDNDVLLHSLNLAIAAPPPGFRDSSDEEEQQGAGPRAQGVRNDIPVSLIDSVPTHRAEGHGEPLDDAVVSTLQALEALAASEEQSPAQSESSTGVELSRAFSPDSSDSGNETNSSEMTESSELACAQRHSENLRMYVAMTEGYHAMNEEKTEVAASRNGGARAMPYNPQEHQEETKSSAATSSQMFHSDGGEMEPETMEIKSVSEFFTKLHMGSVMNRQRGKQKEAEGKSQGDACESSDRSQVIAQDTTKEDPPHLVGKYNAFTVRDSYYMNQLDLGRTHYKDRHQKWQQRAAGNKMAENLSAECVNESQASHADRLTLKGEKKDSDERSQQLNAQFRSPSKAPIPAEGDAASQDNEQPQMKIPQSEHDVTRLYDYHVSKRMSSIQSEGVHSLQSSQCSSIDAGCSTGSSSCVTPMDSPLCATDNMHVLSESSLRGLGYVTAEEKSYGAPGQAKAAHPMDPTLLRKIHAATSAEPGFTIPRDGSHRMPKIKETTGKTKHVACTQLKKVEKESSLALYNETSTTTTTMSPSSLRSSTEPSRLTLACSETDPHALAFPSSGSSCEPTTGSLRKPHRVRMLRRSWSTTMPGSRSLEALIEKTKATLTGRSSGQNLQSHDEPESQREYSIKSLPKSLSQGLLSSNSSAEELLRGASALLPEPAVPKLAVRRCHRPFSHCFHRRKTNTDGDNDGRDMPSHTLFSVSTVSFCPMERQKADCKVKMTTDVNDSSLKARLDHVNSMKGKTYSLHTGFALAQKDALEIVDVLRSSVGRLARRERSEVNKGDMETFSQLLLMQAKLLSNSCSQMAVEYSSPEELLLTLTHSFHTLCCLTQACMSLMEGLSTDRERRKLVAKVDEIVMNYVCLLKAAEAAAGSSPSDQSVNALTHHSATISTITSSLTHSLKTLLTK from the exons ATGAGAAGAGACCCAGTGCTTGGCTTTGGCTTTGTGGCAGGCAGTGAGAAACCTGTGGTAGTTCGCTCAGTGACACCAG GGGGTCCTTCAGAAGGCAAGCTCATCCCAGGAGACGAGATCATCATGATTAATGATGAGCCAGTCAGTTCAGCGCCCAGGGAGAGGGTTATTGACCTTGTCAGGTATGCTAACACACCAAG GAGCTGCAAGGAGTCGATTGTGTTGACAGTTGTACAGCCGTACCCA TCACCCAAGTCGGCATTCATCAGCGCAGCCAAAAAGGCCAAGTTAAAGACTAATCCTGTTAAAGTCCGCTTCGCTGAAGAGGTCATCATCAACGGCCAAGTCCCT GAAACTGTGAAGGACAACTCCCTTCTTTTTATGCCAAATGTCCTGAAGGTGTATCTGGAGAATGGGCAGACTAAATCATTTAAATTCGACAGCAACACATCTATAAAG GATGTCATTTTGACCCTGCAAGAAAAGCTTTCCATTAAGAGCATTGAGCATTTTTCTctgatgctggagcagagaTCTGAGGGATCTGCCAGCAAACTCATGCTCCTGCATGAGCAAGAGATGCTGACTCAG GTGACACAGAGGCCAGGGTCGCACAAGATGAAGTGTTTTTTTCGCATCACATTTGTCCCAAAGGATCCGGTGGAGCTGCTCAGGAGAGACGCAATAGCATTTGAGTACCTCTATGTTCAG AGCTGTAATGATGTGGTACTGGAGAGATTTGGGTCAGAGCTTAAATACGACACGGCCCTCCGTCTGGCTGCCCTGCAAATGTATATTCTAACCATCAACACCAAACAGTCACAGAAAGTTTCCCTGAAGTATATAGA GAAGGAGTGGGGTTTGGCCTTGTTCCTGCCTCCTGCAGTGCTTTCCAGCATGAAAGAGAAGAACATCAAAAAAGCCCTTACTCACATCCTTAAAACCAACCAGAACCTAGTGCCACCTGGTAAAAAG CTGACTGCTTTGCAGGCAAAGGTGCATTATCTGAAGTATCTCAGTGACTTAAGACTGTATGGAGGACGAGTGTTTAAATCAACACTAGTT CAAGGCGAGAAGCACACTGAAGTGACTTTGCTGGTGGGCCCAAGATACGGCATTAGTCACGTGATTAACACCAAAACTAACCTGGTGGCACTTCTGGCTGATTTCAGTCATGTCAATCGCATTGAGATGTATACAGAGGACGAGAACAGAGTTAGAGTTGAACTTCACGTCCTGGATGTAAAG CCCATCACTCTCTTAATGGAGTCTGTTGATGCAATGAATCTGGCCTGTTTGACTGCTGGCTACTATAGATTACTGGTGGACTCCAGGCGCTCCATCTTCAATGTGGCCAAAAACACAGAAA GCCACGCAGCACGAGTAAAGCAGAACTACCAGAGCATTGAGTGCACATATAGCACACCCCATAAGGGATGTGAAGACAGAAGCATACAGCGTTGTAGTCAAGATTATTCTGACCAAGAATGTGAATACCTTGACCATGGCAGATGTGAAGGCCAACCAGTTTATGTTACTGAGATCCACCAACCCCAGCACACAGTCCACATGGCAGAAAGGGTGGAGTGCTGCAGAGCCCCTTGCTCCCAAACTTACCTCAATGTTCCAAGGCCCAGACCCCAAGAATCCTCCAGGAGTGCAAAGGTCTCCTTTATATTTGGAGATCCTCCCTTGGACAGTGTAAACCCTCAAAATCTGGGTTACCAGAGACTCATGGATGAAAGCCCAGAGATTCTAGACAATCACAGTTCCATGTACAGGCGTCTTGAGGACGACTATAGGATGATGGATGCCATAGAAGATGGGGATGGGTATCCGTACGCCACAAAAATCTTTGGCCCTGCTGAGTGCATcgaggagccgctgctgcaTGATATCTGTTATGCAGAGACAACAGATGaggcagaggatgaggatgacatAAGCTGTGAGGAGGACATGGTGATGAGTGACATTGACAAGCCTATGTTGCTCTCGCTCTCTGGGTCCAGTGATGACATCATAGACTTgacctcccttcctcctccaccagaggGTAACGATGAGGAGGACAATGATGTTCTGCTGCACTCTCTTAACTTGGCCatagctgctcctcctcctggcttcagGGACAGCTccgatgaggaggagcagcagggggcaggaCCTCGGGCCCAGGGGGTTCGCAATGACATCCCAGTGTCTCTTATTGACTCCGTGCCCACCCACCGGGCGGAGGGCCACGGGGAGCCTCTGGACGATGCAGTGGTGTCCACCTTACAGGCACTCGAAGCCCTCGCTGCATCGGAGGAACAAAGTCCGGCACAGTCAGAGAGTAGCACAG GTGTAGAGTTATCGCGAGCATTTAGTCCCGACTCCTCAGATTCTGGCAACGAGACAAACTCTTCTGAGATGACAGAGAGTTCAGAACTGGCTTGCGCACAGAGACACTCAGAAAACCTGAGGATGTACGTAGCCATGACAGAGGGATACCATGCCATGAACGAGGAAAAGACAGAGGTGGCTGCATCTAGAAATGGGGGAGCGAGAGCTATGCCATACAACCCCCAGGAGCATCAGGAGGAGACAAAGTCgtctgctgccacctcctcccAGATGTTTCACTCAGACGGTGGTgagatggagccagagactATGGAAATAAAATCAGTGAGTGAGTTCTTCACTAAGTTGCACATGGGTTCAGTGATGAACAGACAGAGGGGAAAACAGAAGGAAGCAGAGGGCAAAAGCCAAGGAGATGCCTGTGAATCCTCTGACAGGTCCCAAGTAATTGCTCAAGACACCACCAAAGAGGACCCCCCTCATCTGGTTGGGAAGTACAATGCTTTCACTGTGAGAGATTCCTATTACATGAATCAGCTCGATCTGGGGCGAACTCACTATAAAGACCGGCATCAAAAATGGCAGCAGAGAGCGGCTGGAAACAAAATGGCAGAGAATCTCTCTGCAGAATGTGTGAATGAGTCACAGGCTTCCCACGCAGACAGGTTGACACtaaagggagagaaaaaggacTCTGATGAAAGGAGCCAACAGTTAAATGCCCAATTCCGCTCGCCGTCTAAAGCACCCATCCCCGCAGAGGGCGACGCCGCTTCACAGGATAATGAGCAGCCCCAAATGAAGATTCCACAATCCGAGCACGATGTCACACGCTTATACGACTACCATGTAAGCAAGCGCATGTCATCGATACAGAGCGAAGGCGTTCATTCTCTGCAGAGTTCACAGTGTTCCTCCATCGATGCCGGTTGtagcacaggcagcagcagctgtgtcacGCCCATGGATTCTCCCCTGTGTGCCACAGATAATATGCATGTACTGTCCGAGTCCTCACTCAGAGGCCTCGGTTATGTAACTGCTGAGGAGAAATCTTACGGGGCACCGGGCCAAGCGAAAGCTGCCCATCCCATGGACCCCACCCTGCTGAGGAAGATTCACGCAGCTACCAGCGCCGAGCCTGGCTTCACGATCCCACGGGATGGCAGCCACAGGATgcccaaaataaaagaaacgaCAGGTAAAACTAAACA TGTAGCTTGCACACAGCTGAAGAAGGTTGAAAAAGAGTCATCTTTAGCTCTCTATAATGAGACCAGTACCACCACCACAACCATGTCACCTTCATCCTTACGAAGTAGCACAGAGCCCAGTAGGCTAACACTGGCCTGCTCTGAGACCGACCCACACGCCCTGGCTTTCCCGTCAAGTGGATCATCATGTGAACCTACAACCGGCAGCCTCAGGAAGCCACACAGGGTCCGGATGctcagaaggagctggagcacCACGATGCCAGGTTCCAGGAGCTTAGAAGCACTAATAGAGAAAACCAAAGCCACACTTACAGGAAGGAGCAGTGGTCAGAATTTGCAGTCTCATGATGAGCCAGAATCGCAGAGGGAATACTCTATCAAATCCTTGCCCAAGAGCTTGTCCCAGGGTTTACTAAGCTCTAATTCATCTGCTGAAGAGCTACTGAGAGGAGCCTCCGCATTGCTTCCAGAGCCAGCGGTACCAAAGTTGGCTGTGCGGAGGTGCCACAGGCCGTTCAGTCATTGCTTCCAcaggagaaagacaaacacagatggTGATAATGACGGCAGAGATATGCCCTCACACACATTGTTCTCTGTCAGCACTGTTTCATTCTGTCCAATGGAAAGGCAGAAAGCTGACTGTAAAGTAAAAATGACCACTGATGTGAATGACTCCAGCCTCAAAGCAAGGCTAGACCATGTAAATTCGATGAAGGGAAAAACATACAGCCTCCACACAGGGTTTGCACTTGCACAGAAGGATGCTTTAGAGATAGTCGACGTGCTGCGTTCCAGCGTTGGGCGCTTGGCCAGGCgcgagaggtcagaggtcaacaagGGTGACATGGAAACGTTCTCTCAGCTGCTTTTGATGCAGGCCAAACTACTAAGCAACTCCTGCAGTCAGATGGCCGTGGAGTACAGCAGCCCCGAGGAGTTGCTGCTTACTCTGACGCACAGCTTTCACACGCTCTGCTGCTTAACACAAGCCTGCATGTCATTAATGGAAGGCCTGAGCACTGACAGAGAGCGGCGCAAACTGGTGGCCAAGGTGGATGAGATCGTCATGAACTACGTGTGTCTACTGAAAGCGGCCgaggcagctgcaggaagctccCCTAGTGACCAAAGTGTGAATGCATTGACACATCACTCGGCCACCATTTCTACTATTACAAGCTCACTAACTCACTCACTGAAAACATTGCTCACCAAATAA
- the frmpd4 gene encoding FERM and PDZ domain-containing protein 4 isoform X6, translating into MEADDNELGIFTVIHHRTKSSGWPPPSGTWSGSQGPPNGWDMGTSREGRDCYINHVSQSSSLEEIRLDGDKFVPPAPRKVEMRRDPVLGFGFVAGSEKPVVVRSVTPGGPSEGKLIPGDEIIMINDEPVSSAPRERVIDLVRSCKESIVLTVVQPYPSPKSAFISAAKKAKLKTNPVKVRFAEEVIINGQVPETVKDNSLLFMPNVLKVYLENGQTKSFKFDSNTSIKDVILTLQEKLSIKSIEHFSLMLEQRSEGSASKLMLLHEQEMLTQVTQRPGSHKMKCFFRITFVPKDPVELLRRDAIAFEYLYVQSCNDVVLERFGSELKYDTALRLAALQMYILTINTKQSQKVSLKYIEKEWGLALFLPPAVLSSMKEKNIKKALTHILKTNQNLVPPGKKLTALQAKVHYLKYLSDLRLYGGRVFKSTLVQGEKHTEVTLLVGPRYGISHVINTKTNLVALLADFSHVNRIEMYTEDENRVRVELHVLDVKPITLLMESVDAMNLACLTAGYYRLLVDSRRSIFNVAKNTESHAARVKQNYQSIECTYSTPHKGCEDRSIQRCSQDYSDQECEYLDHGRCEGQPVYVTEIHQPQHTVHMAERVECCRAPCSQTYLNVPRPRPQESSRSAKVSFIFGDPPLDSVNPQNLGYQRLMDESPEILDNHSSMYRRLEDDYRMMDAIEDGDGYPYATKIFGPAECIEEPLLHDICYAETTDEAEDEDDISCEEDMVMSDIDKPMLLSLSGSSDDIIDLTSLPPPPEGNDEEDNDVLLHSLNLAIAAPPPGFRDSSDEEEQQGAGPRAQGVRNDIPVSLIDSVPTHRAEGHGEPLDDAVVSTLQALEALAASEEQSPAQSESSTGVELSRAFSPDSSDSGNETNSSEMTESSELACAQRHSENLRMYVAMTEGYHAMNEEKTEVAASRNGGARAMPYNPQEHQEETKSSAATSSQMFHSDGGEMEPETMEIKSVSEFFTKLHMGSVMNRQRGKQKEAEGKSQGDACESSDRSQVIAQDTTKEDPPHLVGKYNAFTVRDSYYMNQLDLGRTHYKDRHQKWQQRAAGNKMAENLSAECVNESQASHADRLTLKGEKKDSDERSQQLNAQFRSPSKAPIPAEGDAASQDNEQPQMKIPQSEHDVTRLYDYHVSKRMSSIQSEGVHSLQSSQCSSIDAGCSTGSSSCVTPMDSPLCATDNMHVLSESSLRGLGYVTAEEKSYGAPGQAKAAHPMDPTLLRKIHAATSAEPGFTIPRDGSHRMPKIKETTGKTKHVACTQLKKVEKESSLALYNETSTTTTTMSPSSLRSSTEPSRLTLACSETDPHALAFPSSGSSCEPTTGSLRKPHRVRMLRRSWSTTMPGSRSLEALIEKTKATLTGRSSGQNLQSHDEPESQREYSIKSLPKSLSQGLLSSNSSAEELLRGASALLPEPAVPKLAVRRCHRPFSHCFHRRKTNTDGDNDGRDMPSHTLFSVSTVSFCPMERQKADCKVKMTTDVNDSSLKARLDHVNSMKGKTYSLHTGFALAQKDALEIVDVLRSSVGRLARRERSEVNKGDMETFSQLLLMQAKLLSNSCSQMAVEYSSPEELLLTLTHSFHTLCCLTQACMSLMEGLSTDRERRKLVAKVDEIVMNYVCLLKAAEAAAGSSPSDQSVNALTHHSATISTITSSLTHSLKTLLTK; encoded by the exons ATGGAAGCGGACGACAATGAACTCGGTATCTTCACTGTGATTCA CCACAGGACCAAATCCTCAGGCTGGCCTCCGCCTTCAGGGACCTGGAGCGGTTCACAGGGACCCCCAAATGGATGGGACATGGGCACCAGTAGAGAGGGGCGTGACTGCTACATCAA TCACGTCTCCCAGAGCAGCTCCTTGGAGGAGATTCGGCTGGACGGGGACAAGTTTGTGCCACCAGCTCCCCGGAAGGTGGAGATGAGAAGAGACCCAGTGCTTGGCTTTGGCTTTGTGGCAGGCAGTGAGAAACCTGTGGTAGTTCGCTCAGTGACACCAG GGGGTCCTTCAGAAGGCAAGCTCATCCCAGGAGACGAGATCATCATGATTAATGATGAGCCAGTCAGTTCAGCGCCCAGGGAGAGGGTTATTGACCTTGTCAG GAGCTGCAAGGAGTCGATTGTGTTGACAGTTGTACAGCCGTACCCA TCACCCAAGTCGGCATTCATCAGCGCAGCCAAAAAGGCCAAGTTAAAGACTAATCCTGTTAAAGTCCGCTTCGCTGAAGAGGTCATCATCAACGGCCAAGTCCCT GAAACTGTGAAGGACAACTCCCTTCTTTTTATGCCAAATGTCCTGAAGGTGTATCTGGAGAATGGGCAGACTAAATCATTTAAATTCGACAGCAACACATCTATAAAG GATGTCATTTTGACCCTGCAAGAAAAGCTTTCCATTAAGAGCATTGAGCATTTTTCTctgatgctggagcagagaTCTGAGGGATCTGCCAGCAAACTCATGCTCCTGCATGAGCAAGAGATGCTGACTCAG GTGACACAGAGGCCAGGGTCGCACAAGATGAAGTGTTTTTTTCGCATCACATTTGTCCCAAAGGATCCGGTGGAGCTGCTCAGGAGAGACGCAATAGCATTTGAGTACCTCTATGTTCAG AGCTGTAATGATGTGGTACTGGAGAGATTTGGGTCAGAGCTTAAATACGACACGGCCCTCCGTCTGGCTGCCCTGCAAATGTATATTCTAACCATCAACACCAAACAGTCACAGAAAGTTTCCCTGAAGTATATAGA GAAGGAGTGGGGTTTGGCCTTGTTCCTGCCTCCTGCAGTGCTTTCCAGCATGAAAGAGAAGAACATCAAAAAAGCCCTTACTCACATCCTTAAAACCAACCAGAACCTAGTGCCACCTGGTAAAAAG CTGACTGCTTTGCAGGCAAAGGTGCATTATCTGAAGTATCTCAGTGACTTAAGACTGTATGGAGGACGAGTGTTTAAATCAACACTAGTT CAAGGCGAGAAGCACACTGAAGTGACTTTGCTGGTGGGCCCAAGATACGGCATTAGTCACGTGATTAACACCAAAACTAACCTGGTGGCACTTCTGGCTGATTTCAGTCATGTCAATCGCATTGAGATGTATACAGAGGACGAGAACAGAGTTAGAGTTGAACTTCACGTCCTGGATGTAAAG CCCATCACTCTCTTAATGGAGTCTGTTGATGCAATGAATCTGGCCTGTTTGACTGCTGGCTACTATAGATTACTGGTGGACTCCAGGCGCTCCATCTTCAATGTGGCCAAAAACACAGAAA GCCACGCAGCACGAGTAAAGCAGAACTACCAGAGCATTGAGTGCACATATAGCACACCCCATAAGGGATGTGAAGACAGAAGCATACAGCGTTGTAGTCAAGATTATTCTGACCAAGAATGTGAATACCTTGACCATGGCAGATGTGAAGGCCAACCAGTTTATGTTACTGAGATCCACCAACCCCAGCACACAGTCCACATGGCAGAAAGGGTGGAGTGCTGCAGAGCCCCTTGCTCCCAAACTTACCTCAATGTTCCAAGGCCCAGACCCCAAGAATCCTCCAGGAGTGCAAAGGTCTCCTTTATATTTGGAGATCCTCCCTTGGACAGTGTAAACCCTCAAAATCTGGGTTACCAGAGACTCATGGATGAAAGCCCAGAGATTCTAGACAATCACAGTTCCATGTACAGGCGTCTTGAGGACGACTATAGGATGATGGATGCCATAGAAGATGGGGATGGGTATCCGTACGCCACAAAAATCTTTGGCCCTGCTGAGTGCATcgaggagccgctgctgcaTGATATCTGTTATGCAGAGACAACAGATGaggcagaggatgaggatgacatAAGCTGTGAGGAGGACATGGTGATGAGTGACATTGACAAGCCTATGTTGCTCTCGCTCTCTGGGTCCAGTGATGACATCATAGACTTgacctcccttcctcctccaccagaggGTAACGATGAGGAGGACAATGATGTTCTGCTGCACTCTCTTAACTTGGCCatagctgctcctcctcctggcttcagGGACAGCTccgatgaggaggagcagcagggggcaggaCCTCGGGCCCAGGGGGTTCGCAATGACATCCCAGTGTCTCTTATTGACTCCGTGCCCACCCACCGGGCGGAGGGCCACGGGGAGCCTCTGGACGATGCAGTGGTGTCCACCTTACAGGCACTCGAAGCCCTCGCTGCATCGGAGGAACAAAGTCCGGCACAGTCAGAGAGTAGCACAG GTGTAGAGTTATCGCGAGCATTTAGTCCCGACTCCTCAGATTCTGGCAACGAGACAAACTCTTCTGAGATGACAGAGAGTTCAGAACTGGCTTGCGCACAGAGACACTCAGAAAACCTGAGGATGTACGTAGCCATGACAGAGGGATACCATGCCATGAACGAGGAAAAGACAGAGGTGGCTGCATCTAGAAATGGGGGAGCGAGAGCTATGCCATACAACCCCCAGGAGCATCAGGAGGAGACAAAGTCgtctgctgccacctcctcccAGATGTTTCACTCAGACGGTGGTgagatggagccagagactATGGAAATAAAATCAGTGAGTGAGTTCTTCACTAAGTTGCACATGGGTTCAGTGATGAACAGACAGAGGGGAAAACAGAAGGAAGCAGAGGGCAAAAGCCAAGGAGATGCCTGTGAATCCTCTGACAGGTCCCAAGTAATTGCTCAAGACACCACCAAAGAGGACCCCCCTCATCTGGTTGGGAAGTACAATGCTTTCACTGTGAGAGATTCCTATTACATGAATCAGCTCGATCTGGGGCGAACTCACTATAAAGACCGGCATCAAAAATGGCAGCAGAGAGCGGCTGGAAACAAAATGGCAGAGAATCTCTCTGCAGAATGTGTGAATGAGTCACAGGCTTCCCACGCAGACAGGTTGACACtaaagggagagaaaaaggacTCTGATGAAAGGAGCCAACAGTTAAATGCCCAATTCCGCTCGCCGTCTAAAGCACCCATCCCCGCAGAGGGCGACGCCGCTTCACAGGATAATGAGCAGCCCCAAATGAAGATTCCACAATCCGAGCACGATGTCACACGCTTATACGACTACCATGTAAGCAAGCGCATGTCATCGATACAGAGCGAAGGCGTTCATTCTCTGCAGAGTTCACAGTGTTCCTCCATCGATGCCGGTTGtagcacaggcagcagcagctgtgtcacGCCCATGGATTCTCCCCTGTGTGCCACAGATAATATGCATGTACTGTCCGAGTCCTCACTCAGAGGCCTCGGTTATGTAACTGCTGAGGAGAAATCTTACGGGGCACCGGGCCAAGCGAAAGCTGCCCATCCCATGGACCCCACCCTGCTGAGGAAGATTCACGCAGCTACCAGCGCCGAGCCTGGCTTCACGATCCCACGGGATGGCAGCCACAGGATgcccaaaataaaagaaacgaCAGGTAAAACTAAACA TGTAGCTTGCACACAGCTGAAGAAGGTTGAAAAAGAGTCATCTTTAGCTCTCTATAATGAGACCAGTACCACCACCACAACCATGTCACCTTCATCCTTACGAAGTAGCACAGAGCCCAGTAGGCTAACACTGGCCTGCTCTGAGACCGACCCACACGCCCTGGCTTTCCCGTCAAGTGGATCATCATGTGAACCTACAACCGGCAGCCTCAGGAAGCCACACAGGGTCCGGATGctcagaaggagctggagcacCACGATGCCAGGTTCCAGGAGCTTAGAAGCACTAATAGAGAAAACCAAAGCCACACTTACAGGAAGGAGCAGTGGTCAGAATTTGCAGTCTCATGATGAGCCAGAATCGCAGAGGGAATACTCTATCAAATCCTTGCCCAAGAGCTTGTCCCAGGGTTTACTAAGCTCTAATTCATCTGCTGAAGAGCTACTGAGAGGAGCCTCCGCATTGCTTCCAGAGCCAGCGGTACCAAAGTTGGCTGTGCGGAGGTGCCACAGGCCGTTCAGTCATTGCTTCCAcaggagaaagacaaacacagatggTGATAATGACGGCAGAGATATGCCCTCACACACATTGTTCTCTGTCAGCACTGTTTCATTCTGTCCAATGGAAAGGCAGAAAGCTGACTGTAAAGTAAAAATGACCACTGATGTGAATGACTCCAGCCTCAAAGCAAGGCTAGACCATGTAAATTCGATGAAGGGAAAAACATACAGCCTCCACACAGGGTTTGCACTTGCACAGAAGGATGCTTTAGAGATAGTCGACGTGCTGCGTTCCAGCGTTGGGCGCTTGGCCAGGCgcgagaggtcagaggtcaacaagGGTGACATGGAAACGTTCTCTCAGCTGCTTTTGATGCAGGCCAAACTACTAAGCAACTCCTGCAGTCAGATGGCCGTGGAGTACAGCAGCCCCGAGGAGTTGCTGCTTACTCTGACGCACAGCTTTCACACGCTCTGCTGCTTAACACAAGCCTGCATGTCATTAATGGAAGGCCTGAGCACTGACAGAGAGCGGCGCAAACTGGTGGCCAAGGTGGATGAGATCGTCATGAACTACGTGTGTCTACTGAAAGCGGCCgaggcagctgcaggaagctccCCTAGTGACCAAAGTGTGAATGCATTGACACATCACTCGGCCACCATTTCTACTATTACAAGCTCACTAACTCACTCACTGAAAACATTGCTCACCAAATAA